The Arachis ipaensis cultivar K30076 chromosome B07, Araip1.1, whole genome shotgun sequence genome includes a window with the following:
- the LOC110265050 gene encoding uncharacterized protein LOC110265050, protein MKRETSAVSPPSSRRENAPEKIHAKTIGCMSGIFHLISRSNSRRQRRFLTFGNKKNPKNNSSSAVSSIAAGEISKEEKTSEVAASRKSISPCEVPRSPTLPAEIRQSRATKPQSPTAESRLPALVARLMGLDEAPEPVPAESVVEKR, encoded by the exons ATGAAGAGGGAAACCAGCGCGGTGTCACCGCCGTCATCCCGGCGAGAAAACGCGCCGGAAAAAATTCACGCCAAGACCATCGGCTGCATGTCTGGCATTTTCCACCTCATCTCCCGCTCCAACAGTCGCCGCCAACGCCGCTTCCTCACTTTCG GTAACAAGAAGAATCCTAAGAATAATTCTTCTTCCGCCGTTTCCTCTATCGCCGCCGGAGAAATATCAAAAGAGGAGAAGACTTCCGAAGTTGCCGCCAGCCGGAAATCGATATCGCCGTGCGAGGTGCCGAGAAGCCCGACGTTACCCGCGGAGATTCGCCAGTCTCGTGCGACAAAGCCTCAATCGCCGACCGCGGAGAGTCGCTTGCCGGCTTTGGTGGCGAGGTTGATGGGACTGGACGAAGCACCGGAACCTGTGCCGGCGGAATCGGTGGTGGAGAAAAGATGA